Within the Clostridia bacterium genome, the region TGGCCATGCTGGGGGTTATCGTTTGCCCGATTACCTCCGGTGATACGGCTTTCCGCAGTGCCCGGCTCACCATCGCCGATGCTTTCAAGTTTGACCAAAAACCCATCGCCCAGCGGTTGGCCATTGCCGTGCCCCTCTTTGTGGTCGGTTTCATCATCAGCCGGGTGGACTATAACGTGGTGTGGCGCTACTTCGCCTGGTCCAACCAAACCCTGGCCATGCTGGCTCTCTGGGCGGCGGCCATGTACCTGGCCTTGAGCAATAAGCTGCACTGGATCGCTACCGTGCCGGCTACCTTTATGACGGCCGTCAGCATCACTTACATCCTGCAGGCGCCGGAAGGGTTCCAACTGCCCACCACCATTTCCTACCCGGTAGGCATTGTCGCTGCGGCCCTAGCCTTCTGCTGGTTCATGCTGACGGTGAACAGGATCAAGGGGCAGCAGCCGGCCGTGGGCCCGGGAGCAGCCGGCTAAATCTTAATACTCTTGCAAAGGTGGTAATAGATGAATAAGCGCTGGAACGTTTATGTGACGTACCGGATACCGGATCCGGCCTTGGAGCTGTTGACCCGTCACTGCGACGTGGAAGTAAACCCCCAGAACCGCCTGCTTACGCGGGAAGAGCTCCTGGCCGCGGTGCCGTGTCGAGACGCGGTACTGTCCTTTCCTACCGACGTCATCAACAATGAGGTTTTGGAACTGGCTAAAGATGTAAAGATATTTGCCAATAATGCCGTCGGCTACAACAATTTTGATATTGAAGCCGCCACCAAACGCGGGGTGTTGCTCAGCAACACCCCCGGCGTCTTAACCGATGCCACCGCGGATCTGGCCTTTGCCCTTCTCCTGGCCGCAGCCCGCCGGGTGGTGGAATCCGATCGCTGGATCCGGGCGGGCAATTTCCAACTGTGGAGGCCCAATGATTTCCTGGGCTTAGAGATCAGCGGCAAGACCCTTGGCATCATCGGCGCCGGCCGCATCGGCCGGGCGATGGCCAAGCGCGCTTTAGCTTTCGGTATGAAGATTATTTACACGGGCCGCAGCCGGTACCTTGATTTTGAAGAGGCCGCCGGTGCCGTATGGGTTGACAAAAAAACTCTACTGCAGGAAGCCGACTTCATCTCCCTGCATATGCCTCTAACCCCGGAGACGTATCACTACATTGGAGAAGAAGAACTGGCTCTGATGAAACCGACGGCGGTCCTCATTAACACCGCCAGGGGTCCCGTGGTGGACGAGAAAGCCCTGGTCAGGGCCCTGCAGGATGGCAAAATCTGGGGCGCCGGCCTGGACGTCTATGAAGAGGAACCCAAACTGGCCGAAGGACTGGCGGATTTACCTAACGTGGTCCTCACGCCTCACATTGGCAGCGCCACCCAGGAGACGCGGACCAAAATGGCCCTGATGGCGGTGGAAAACATCCTGGCGGCCCAGCGGGGAGAACTCCCTCCCAACTGTTTAAACCCGGAGGCGTACCGGGGCCGGAAGGATTGACCGGTTAAAGGCCGACTACCGGGCACCGGTAGTCGGCCTCGACTTTTTTTATGTAACAAAATTTTGGGTGTAGTATTTCCCTGCCACCCCCACACCGAGAGTCTTGAAATCTGGGTTCAAAATGTTCTGCCGGTGGCCGGAACTATTCATCCACCCTTCATGGGCATTGATGGCGTCCGATTGACCGAAGGCGATGTTTTCCCCGGCGGCCTGGTAATTGATGCCCGCCTTCTGCAACCGGTCACCCATGCTGCCCGTGTTCGGGGAATGATGGGAAAAGAAATTGGTATGCAGCATATCCCGGCTGTGGGCCCGCGCCACGGCGGCCGCTTCTTCGTTCCACTCTAAAGCCGGCAATCCCCGCTGTACCCGGGCACTGTTGGCCAAATCAAAAACCTGCCGTTCGTAAGCCCTCTCCATCGCCTCCTGCTGGTCTGGCGTAAGCTTGGGCTTATCCGGGAGCTTCTTGTTGCTCGGGTAAGAAATGTTCACACTGTAATTGAAATCCGACTGCAGGAAGGTGGTCAGGTCCGTCACCTGTACCGCCGTTAGCTTTTCCCCGTCATGGGTAT harbors:
- a CDS encoding D-glycerate dehydrogenase, whose translation is MNKRWNVYVTYRIPDPALELLTRHCDVEVNPQNRLLTREELLAAVPCRDAVLSFPTDVINNEVLELAKDVKIFANNAVGYNNFDIEAATKRGVLLSNTPGVLTDATADLAFALLLAAARRVVESDRWIRAGNFQLWRPNDFLGLEISGKTLGIIGAGRIGRAMAKRALAFGMKIIYTGRSRYLDFEEAAGAVWVDKKTLLQEADFISLHMPLTPETYHYIGEEELALMKPTAVLINTARGPVVDEKALVRALQDGKIWGAGLDVYEEEPKLAEGLADLPNVVLTPHIGSATQETRTKMALMAVENILAAQRGELPPNCLNPEAYRGRKD